From the genome of Flavobacterium sediminis:
GGTTGTGGCATATCTAATAATCCTGCCAGTTCTTTTTGCGAAAGTCCTTTAGCTTCTCGTACTCTTTTAAGGGTATGCTTGAAAATAGCACACTTTTTTTGTTTAATAACCTGGTTTTTAGGTGTATAATTTTGCCACCCTAAAAATATACACTATATTTGTCATGTAATATAAAAATATAAGCCATGACAAAAGTAAAATACATTAGAGTTTCTACCACAGAGCAAAACACAGGTCGCCAAGAAACAAATTCAAAAGAATTTTCAAAAGTTTATATTGACAAGGTTTCGGGTTCTGTTAAATTTTCAGAACGTAAAGAAGCAAGTAAACTGATTTCAGACATTGAAAGTGGAATTGTAACCGAAATACATACGTCAAGTATCGACCGTATCGGACGTTCGATAATAGATATTTTAACGATGATTGAATTCTTCAATGAAAAATCGGTAAAAGTTTTTGTTGAAAATATTGGAATGTATTCGCTTATTGATGGCAAACCAAATCCAAGTTTTAAGATGATTGTAAGTGTTTTGGGTAATGTTGCTGAAATGGAGCGAAACAATATGCTGGAGCGACAAAAGCAAGGAATCGAATTAGCAAAAGCCAAAGGAACGTATAAAGGTCGTCTTTATGGAACTCGAATGAGTGATGATGAGGTGCTAACAAAATATAAAGTGGTTGTTCGTGAGTTGAAAAACGGAGAATCATTAAGGCGAGCATCAAAAATAGGAGGTTGTAGCTTAGGAACAGCGCAAAAGGTACAAAGTATATTAAAACAGAAAGAAGTGGTTTAAAACCGCTTCTTTTTTGTTTGTATAAAATTTTGTAAATTAAAAACTTGCAACAAGACCGATTATTGCGTAATTTTGTATAAATAGCTTTAAAAGAGTACGTTACGGAATGTTTCGGAAATTATTACTTAGTGTTTAAGTAATCTACATCGAGGTGGTATCCTCAAAATAATCAAAATTATATTTTTTAGAAAAATCCGAGAAAACCTGGGCTGGAATTACTATGCCTAATTTCAAAATGTTAAAAAATATGATTTTAATAATCTCACGCAGTAAAAAATAGGGAAAGTGCGTAATGTTTACAAGTGATTGATAAAGTTGATGAAAATGATATAAAAATAACAAACGATGAATTAAGAAAGTTTACAGGATTTGAAAATGTTTCGGACTTAGAATGTGAAGAAATAATCGAAAGTCTATTAAAATTAGCGGTTATAGTATATAATTTAAAATAAAAAGTTATGAGTTTAGATAAATTTAAAAAGTTTCAAAAAGAAAAAATAGAATTAGTTGTATCAGTAAAAAGAATTTGGGGGTACACGAGAGTAAGTAGTAAGGAGCAATCAAACAACTACAGTTTAACAGAGCAAGAACAAGATTTAAAATTATTTGCGAAAAAGAATGATTATGAACTTGAACAAATTTTAGGAGGTTCTTATGAAAGTGCAAGTGGAGATTTTTCAAGAAAAGAATTTAAAAGGTTAATTGATGAGGTTCGTAAATCTAAAAAAAGACCATTTGCAATAGCAATAAAATTTATAAGCAGATTTTCAAGAACTGGAGATAATGCAATTGGTATTGTTCAAGAGTTAGTCGAAAAAATGGGGGTTCACTTAATCGAAACCTCAACAGGGTTAACGACCGAAAATGAGTTTGACAGGCTTGAAGTATATAAAAAGCTTTTAGAAGCTAAAAAAGAAAATCTTGACAGATTGGAAAAAACATTACCAGGTATGAAAGCATTGTTAAAAGACGGAAACTGGTTAGGTAAAGTGCCTAGAGGATATACATTAAGAGGTAGAAAAGTTACGGATTATTCTAAATTACAAGAGCACCAAGAAATCTTGATTAATGAGGAAGGAGAGCTATTAAAAAAGGCTTGGAAGTGGAAATTGATGGGAGAAAGAGATTTTGTAATCATGGAAAAATTGGAAAATTTAGGATTAAAAATATCTAAACAGTCATTAAGTAATATGTGGAGAAAGCCATTTTATTGTGGTGTTATTGTAAATGCTTTACTTGATGAGCCAGCCAAGGGAAAATGGAAACCAATTGTAAGTGAAACGGATTTTTGGAAAATTCAAGAAGAATTGGATAAAAATAAAGTCAACTCTAAAAAAGAGTTTATTAAATCTAAAGTTCATAACAAAAGACCTCTAACGGGATTTTTAAGATGCGAATGCGGAGAACCATTAACCTCTTATGAGGTTAATAAAAAGAAATTACATTATTATAAATGTCAAAAATGTAAAGAAGTAAGTTTTAATGCAATTACAACAACAAAATCTAAATCAAAAGGATTAAACAACTTATTCGAAGATTTATTGGCTAATTATACACTGAACAATCAATTTATCGAACCACTAAAATTACAATTAAAAAAGTTGTTTGATACTATGAATAATGAGGGTTTACAAGAATTGAAGTCATTAGAAGCAAAAAAAGTTGAGGTTGAAAAAAATCTTGAAAATTTGGAATTACGAAATATTTCTAATTTAGATTTTTCACAGGTAACTTATAAAAATTTTAAAAATAAATTTAAAAGTGAATTGGAACTTATAAATGAAAAAATTGAAGATGCTTCTCAAAAAATATCTAACCACAAAAATTTTATAGATAAATCAATTGCAATTCTTCAAAACACTAGTAAAATATGGAGTGAAGGCGATATAGAAAATAAAATTAGAATACAAAAATTGGTTTTTCCTGAAGGACTGTCCATTAAGGCAAAAAACAGGCAATATCTAACCAATAAAGTAAATCAGTTATTTGTGTTAGTATCAAGTATAAAAGGACTTTCAGGAGAAATAGGAAATGAAAAAGTCGGCGATGATGCCGACTTGTCTCCTTTAGTAGCGGGAACTGGACTCGAACCTGTGACACTTCTGACTTAATTATCAACTATTTACAAGATTAATAATTTTTTGTATGCCTAAAAGTATGCCTTGACAAACTCAAAACCACTAAAATTGAATACTCAACTCTTGAGTAAAATTAGTAAATGTTTTTGGATAAATCTTGGCTTACCATAAATAACTATAATTTGTTTCTTCTTAGGGTTGTAACTTGAGAAGTACATAATTCTCCATACTTTAAATTTTGAACAAAATTTATCAACTTGAATCTGTTTAGTTGCATTTTGTACCAGGAACTCATTAACAATATGCAAATCCTTTACTTCAACTTTTTTAAGTGTTAGAATGACTGCTGTTAAAAAATCTCCATTAAATATAAGTTCAGTTTCATGTGTAATATAGTTCAGAAAATAATTAAGTTGTTTGCCTATATATTTATAGCTGTGATAACCACTTAACCTATCATCTAAAGCATCTAATTCAAACTCCCAATTTTCATGTTGTTTGTCTATTTTGAAAGGTAAATTAAGTTGTTTCATTTAAATCCTGGTATAAAAAAACCACCCTTATAGAGTGGTTTTGAATATTTGCAATGATTTTTTAAAAACTATGTGTTTGAAAATCAGTTGTGGTAGCACCTGTAGTTTTATTATAGGTAAAAATAACTTCATGCCAAGTATCAGTACAAATCAAAAGCATCCCAATATTTTCTTCAAATATAACTTCATTATATGAATTTTCAATTTTTACTGTAATGTTATCTACTCCTGTACCTTTACCACTATTTGAATCATTAGGATTAAAATTTTGTAATTTAACTTTTACTGAGATAATATTTCCATCAAGAATTTCATTATAACTTAAGTTCCAATTACTGTCCTCTTGAAAATTATGTTGATTAACAAGATTACCATTTGACAGAAAGCTAACATTAACATCTACAGAATTGTATAAAGGAGAACCTGTTGTTGTACATTGGTCTGTAAATGCTGAACCAGTAAAAGTAAGTTTAAGTTCATCTGTTGGGCTTGGTGAGTAACCCTCTTTAAAGTAGTCTCCTTCATAGGCATCTTCATTTGGATTTCCAGTTGGTAAAAATTCCATTTTATTCTGATTAACAATAACAACTTTCTGAACAAAAGTTAATGATACATTTTCAGGAAAAATCATAGTTAAAATATCACCTTCAACAGAAAATGTTCCAGTTTCACTATCATAGTTATTGCCTGGACTACCATCCCAATATGAATAAATCACTTGACCATTGCTATTAAATGTAAATGAATTGTTTATTGTGGGATTTGTAGAAGGGTCTTCAAAATACCATTTCCCTAATAAACTTTGGAGTATTTGATTAGAGCTGTTATCAGAATCATCATTGCTACAACTTGTTGAAAATACTAAACTAACAAGAGAAAATAATAAGAGTAAAATTGTTTTTTTCATTTTAATTATATTTAGATTGTTTTGCAATTAATTTTATAAGTTTAAAAATACCCAAAAAATGTTTTGGTTCAATATAGAACTCAAAATCAAAATCATTCCCCAATATTGGTCTAACTTTTTGTAATACTTCATTTTTATCTGTAATGAAGAAATTATCATTTAAAAGCTCAAATCTTAATTCATCAATATTTGATTTATGATTCATTACAGAATTAGCCCATTGGCTAAATAATTCAGGATTTTCAGATTGGGAAACATAGCTATCAAAAAATGCAATATAATCTTTATTGCATTTTGCAATTTCTACTGTCTTTTGTAATGTTTCATAAAGTCTTTTAAATTTGAATGCTTCTGCATAAACCTTTTGGGGGCAATTTAATTTATGAATCCAATGTAAATCATCATCACAAATTTGACATTTATTATTTGTCTGTATTTCACAAACCAAATCATAATCTTCTTTCCATCTTTCCAATAATCTATTTATTGTATGAGCATCAAAAAGATTATTTTCATTACATAAAAATTTCAAATGGACTTGAAGTGGTAATTTTGGATTCATCAATAAATTATTAGTAACTATATGTGTGATTTTTGTTTTAACAAATCAGTTATTTTTAACTGAACTTCAATAATTTGAGGTATGTCATTACT
Proteins encoded in this window:
- a CDS encoding lipocalin family protein, which codes for MKKTILLLLFSLVSLVFSTSCSNDDSDNSSNQILQSLLGKWYFEDPSTNPTINNSFTFNSNGQVIYSYWDGSPGNNYDSETGTFSVEGDILTMIFPENVSLTFVQKVVIVNQNKMEFLPTGNPNEDAYEGDYFKEGYSPSPTDELKLTFTGSAFTDQCTTTGSPLYNSVDVNVSFLSNGNLVNQHNFQEDSNWNLSYNEILDGNIISVKVKLQNFNPNDSNSGKGTGVDNITVKIENSYNEVIFEENIGMLLICTDTWHEVIFTYNKTTGATTTDFQTHSF
- a CDS encoding recombinase family protein: MSLDKFKKFQKEKIELVVSVKRIWGYTRVSSKEQSNNYSLTEQEQDLKLFAKKNDYELEQILGGSYESASGDFSRKEFKRLIDEVRKSKKRPFAIAIKFISRFSRTGDNAIGIVQELVEKMGVHLIETSTGLTTENEFDRLEVYKKLLEAKKENLDRLEKTLPGMKALLKDGNWLGKVPRGYTLRGRKVTDYSKLQEHQEILINEEGELLKKAWKWKLMGERDFVIMEKLENLGLKISKQSLSNMWRKPFYCGVIVNALLDEPAKGKWKPIVSETDFWKIQEELDKNKVNSKKEFIKSKVHNKRPLTGFLRCECGEPLTSYEVNKKKLHYYKCQKCKEVSFNAITTTKSKSKGLNNLFEDLLANYTLNNQFIEPLKLQLKKLFDTMNNEGLQELKSLEAKKVEVEKNLENLELRNISNLDFSQVTYKNFKNKFKSELELINEKIEDASQKISNHKNFIDKSIAILQNTSKIWSEGDIENKIRIQKLVFPEGLSIKAKNRQYLTNKVNQLFVLVSSIKGLSGEIGNEKVGDDADLSPLVAGTGLEPVTLLT
- a CDS encoding recombinase family protein encodes the protein MTKVKYIRVSTTEQNTGRQETNSKEFSKVYIDKVSGSVKFSERKEASKLISDIESGIVTEIHTSSIDRIGRSIIDILTMIEFFNEKSVKVFVENIGMYSLIDGKPNPSFKMIVSVLGNVAEMERNNMLERQKQGIELAKAKGTYKGRLYGTRMSDDEVLTKYKVVVRELKNGESLRRASKIGGCSLGTAQKVQSILKQKEVV